One Acanthochromis polyacanthus isolate Apoly-LR-REF ecotype Palm Island chromosome 6, KAUST_Apoly_ChrSc, whole genome shotgun sequence DNA segment encodes these proteins:
- the tmem201 gene encoding transmembrane protein 201: MQGLISVHMETFNKLLLEYPGLMYSGVGATAFVAGGALIYKIATRKKPTHANVNCWFCNQNTVVPYGNRNCWDCPNCDQYNGFQENGDYNKPIPAQYMEHLNHGVSGGLPSSETPKTLQWVNSQMLLCRKCNNNQSVKIKQLASYIPRDDENYDEEIEAYKHHLEQTYKLCRPCQTAVEYYVKYQNRQLRTVLLNHQLRRTRESDMGFVKSSQSVSSPAGVVLLRILAFLICAFLLATSFFEFPDQRSSPSGLQTLSGGVIPPKPKPQNESTSNNDTVSPPVWQSLLDLLPDKAVENAKLVWQHGREHQLAVVSVGLLTCLSAIFLAGPMRLRRIDAVSSVLWFFILCFYLAEVYFTAALDWMDTAKLVTISLCCLVSFAAAAATHKPLSPRRARYRRYLSGSSAGAPFSIQPPLHSPDLAESFIPMPPPNLSKLLNRQHCPRERKASPSSLPGRLSRALCLGTIPSLTRTGSGYLFSGSRPASLYKDSPSSDYFSLKSGSRPSSPGPSPTPSVAGSVTSSSGSARHRRPLICPARLNISGQKLRLFSADPEPAFLSPPVSPSHFFTEPTPSIYSGRFSPDISPFQSQNDLSSLLRDGSVIGEEAKQSSSSESSACRVGTTTQGLDSIPPPKGLSKRLVWPGLLLASLTANLFFSCLYMYHNWT, encoded by the exons ATGCAGGGTTTAATTTCGGTGCACATGGAGACATTcaacaagctgctgctggaaTATCCCGGATTAATGTACAGCGGAGTCGGAGCTACTGCGTTTGTAGCCGGCGGAGCGCTGATTTACAAAATAGCCACCAG AAAGAAGCCCACACATGCAAATGTCAACTGCTGGTTCTGCAATCAGAACACAGTGGTGCCCTATGGGAACAGAAACTGCTGGGACTGTCCCAACTGTGACCAGTACAATGGCTTTCAAGAG aatGGGGACTACAATAAACCCATCCCAGCTCAGTACATGGAACACCTGAATCATGGTGTATCTGGAGGCCTTCCTTCATCTGAGACACCCAAGACTCTGCAGTGGGTGAACTCTCAGATGCTGCTTTGCAGGAAATGTAATAACAACCAGTCTGTAAAGATCAAGCAGTTGGCCTCGTATATCCCGAGGGATGAC GAGAACTACGATGAGGAAATTGAAGCCTACAAACACCACCTGGAGCAGACTTACAAGTTATGCAGACCATGTCAGACAGCAGTGGAGTATTACGTTAAATATCAAAACCGTCAGCTTCGTACAGTGCTCCTCAACCATCAACTTCGACGCACCAGAGAGTCAGACATGGGGTTTGTGAAG AGCTCCCAGTCAGTGTCGTCTCCCGCGGGGGTCGTACTGCTGCGGATCCTTGCCTTCCTGATCTGTGCGTTCCTTCTTGCTACGTCCTTCTTTGAGTTTCCGGATCAGCGTTCATCGCCTAGCGGCCTACAAACTTTAAGTGGGGGGGTCATTCCTCCAAAGCCGAAGCCCCAGAATGAATCCACCTCCAACAACGACACCGTATCACCACCTGTATGGCAAAGTTTGCTGGATTTGCTCCCAGACAAGGCCGTAGAAAATGCCAAGCTGGTGTGGCAGCATGGAAGAGAGCACCAGCTGGCTGTGGTTTCTGTCGGCCTGCTGACTTGTCTCTCTGCCATCTTCTTAGCAGGACCTATGAG GCTGAGGAGGATCGATGCCGTGTCGTCAGTCCTGTGGTTTTTCATCCTGTGCTTCTACCTGGCTGAGGTCTACTTCACTGCTGCCTTGGACTGGATGGACACCGCGAAGCTCGTCACCATCTCCCTCTGTTGCCTCGTCAGCTTTGCTGCCGCGGCGGCAACTCACAAACCGCTGAGTCCACGGCGAGCCAGATATCGAAG ATACCTTTCAGGCAGCTCTGCCGGCGCCCCCTTCAGCATCCAGCCTCCGCTGCACTCTCCCGACCTGGCAGAATCCTTCATCCCCATGCCGCCGCCCAACCTCTCCAAGCTCCTCAACCGTCAGCACTGTCCTCGTGAGCGCAAGGCTTCCCCCTCCTCTCTGCCCGGCCGTCTCAGCAGAGCGCTCTGCCTCGGCACCATCCCCTCCCTCACCCGGACAG GTTCTGGTTACCTGTTCAGTGGAAGCCGACCAGCCTCGCTGTACAAAGACTCACCTTCTTCAG ACTACTTTTCACTGAAGTCTGGGAGCCGCCCATCATCTCCAGGACCCTCTCCAACTCCTTCAGTGGCCGGATCGGTTACATCCAGTTCCGGTTCTGCCAGACATCGCCGTCCCCTCATCTGCCCCGCTCGCCTCAACATCAGCGGGCAGAAGCTCCGGCTTTTCTCAGCGGACCCAGAACCAGCATTCTTGTCCCCACCCGTGTCTCCATCACATTTCTTCACAGAGCCAACTCCTTCCATTTACAGTGGCCGGTTTTCGCCTGACATATCACCCTTCCAAAGTCAAAATG ATTTGAGCTCCTTGTTAAGAGATGGAAGTGTGATTGGAGAGGAAGCAAAACAAAGCAGCTCCTCTGAGTCCTCGGCATGCCGGGTTGGTACGACAACGCAGGGTCTGGACAGCATCCCTCCTCCAAAAG gTTTATCAAAGCGTCTCGTCTGGCCTGGACTCCTGTTGGCGAGCCTCACTGCCAACCTGTTCTTCTCCTGCCTGTATATGTACCACAACTGGACCTGA